In Alicyclobacillus acidocaldarius subsp. acidocaldarius DSM 446, the genomic window TGGAAGCGGCGTTGGCGCGCCCTGGACGTTTTCGTGAGCTTCGTCCCAACCTGAAAGTGAAGGAGGTCGTGGTGGGAGACGGAGAGGCCCGGGTCCGTTACGTGTTGGCGTTCAATCCCGAGGAAGCCAAACGCGATGAGGCGCGGCGGGAGGCCATGTTGCGCGAGCTTCGGATGGAGTTGGAACGCCTCAAAGAGCTTCAGGGCGAAGCGCACACGAAGGCCCACTGTCGGCTTGCGAGCCATCCCACGTTCAAGCGTTATCTGAAACAGGACCGATGGGGGAACCTGCGAATTGACCCGGAGGCCGTGCGGCAAGCGGCTCATCTGGACGGGAAGTACCTGATCCGCACCTCCGATGACACGCTGTCGACGGAGGATGTCGCACTGGGATACAAGCAGCTTCTGATGGTGGAGTCCGCGTTTCGGACGCTGAAGACGACGTTGGACATACGTCCCGTGTATCACCGGAAGGACGAGCGGATTCGTTCGCATGTGCTGCTTTGCTGGCTGGCCTTGTTGTTGGTGCGCATCGCCGAAGTTCAAATAGGGCGATCCTGGCCCGATATCCGCTCCCACGTGCAAGGCAATGCACCCAGTGACGCCTTCAGGCGGGATCGCTGTGCAGCGCACCGAAACGACCGAGGTGCAGCGGGAGATCCTGCGAGCCTTGAGGATCAAGGAACCGCCGAAGATCCTGAAGGTAGAACCTCGAACACGAGGGCTGTAGACACTACACGAGTTATCCACAGGTCCCACGAATCCACGTCGGACATGGGTTTGTGGGACTTCGTATGACTACGAAGTATTGAAGTCGGGTCTTGCTGAAAGGCGAATCCATGCGAAAATCACGCAATAGCTTGTCGCAGAACGACGAAACTGAGTAGTTAAACGGCAGGCCATCTGCCTGTCCAAGACTTATCGGAACGAGTGTCCAAGAGTTATTGGATTGAGTGTCCAAAAGCGTCGGAATGCGCAGGTCTGATATCTAAATCAGACGCATATGCGAGTATAGGCAGATTGAATGATTCGGTGCACCATATTTCACTCAGTTCCGCTACACAATTTTCCTGTCAATCTGGCAATAGTCGATGCTTAGTTGATTGGAAGGAGGAAAATAGCTTTGGGGCGAGCTAGGCCCTTGAATCCCGATGACATTATTGTACCTTCACAGTACCGGATTGAGGTTTTCGCTGAAGGCTTAACAGCACCCATCAGTCTGACCTTCATGGACACAGGGGATATGCTTGTCGCAGATGCCGGGATCACTGATGGGAACGGTAAGGTTCTAAAACGCACAACAAATGGCTTTGTGGTGATAGCGGAAGGTTTTGACCCTCCTTTGACAGGAATTAATGTCTATCAAGGGCATATTTATGTTTCCCATCGAGGCACAATCACAGTTGTGAAACCGGATGGTCACAAACAAGATATCTTGAGTGGACTGCCAAGCTGGGGTGATCATCATAACAATCAGGTGGTTTTTGGGCGGGACGGAAAAATGTATTTCGGACAAGGGACGGCAACGAACTCCGGTGTAGTGGGCGAAGATAATAGATGGGTAAAGAAATATCCGTTATTCCATGATTATCCCGGCATGTCGATTCGGCTGTCAGGTCAAAACTTCATCACGAGGAACGTTCTGTCGCAGGCGGCGCACGATCTAGCGGTCACAGGGGCTTACTCACCGTTCGGTGTGCCAACGAATCCCGGGGAGCAGGTCAAAGAGATCGTGAAAGCCAGTGGAAGCATTTTACGTGCTAATCCAGATGGTTCGGATCTACAACTGGTTGCATGGGGGTTACGTAACCTATTCCGAATTAAATTTGATCGTAAAAATCGACTCTTTGCTGCAAACCACGGGATGGATGAGAGAGGAAGTCGTCCGGTTGCTAACTCCCCGGACGAGTTCCACAGGATACGATTCGGTGTATGGTATGGATGGCCAGATTATACGGGAGGATACCCGGTAACTTTGCCTCGGTTTAAACCGGCCGGAAAGCCGCAACCGACATTCCTACTGTCTGAGCACCCTATGCTTCCACCACATCCTATTGCCATATTCGCACCTCATTCCGCCATCATGGGATTTGATTTCAATTACGATCCGAACTTTGGACCGGTGGGAGAAGTCTTTATCGCCGAATTTGGAAGTGAAGCTCCTGGGACGACAGGTGGAAAACCAGCACCTCGAGTCGGCCATCGTGTCTCACGGATCGATATAAAAACAGGCAAGGTAAGGAACTTCGCTATGAACCGTTCAGGATATGCAGCTTCCCACACAGGAAGCGGAGGATTGGAACGGCCAATCGATGTCGTTTTTGGTCCAGATGGTAGCATGTATGTTGTTGATATGGGCATAACAGTTGGATTCGGCAATTTAATACCTAATACCGGTGTGATTTGGCGGATCAGTCGAACATAACGTGTCGGACGGTGAGCTTAGCCGGGTTGTCGTCCCGGGATGGCTAGACACAGTGACACTGAACGGATGCGATTCTCCAACATTCGGGATGGATGTGTATATTTCGTCGAGGAAGGCTAGAACAACGATATGCCGGAGTTGGGATTAAACAGTGCACACCGCGAATTGATAATGAAAGAATAAGTTGGTCCGAGGTGAGCCCTTGGAGACCGTCCGCAAGCATGCGCCACTCACATGCGTTGTATCGCGGAGGTAACTAAGACGCATCTACTCGGACATCCGATCTCACATGCAAATGATACATCAGGTTACGAAGAGCACTCCAGACGGGATGGTCGTGCAGCGCACGAACACGACCGGGGCGTAATAGAACCTTAGACGAGAGGACTGTAGAGGCTACGCGAGTGATCCACAGGCCCCACGAACTCGCATGGGTAAAGGGTTCGTGGGACTTTATAGACTACGAAGTGTCGCAGTTGGATTCCCCGCAGACACACTGTTCGATATATAGAACGTCTAACCTTGATTTTGTTCGATATATCGAATATACTCATCCACATGAATATCATGAAAATTGTTTCAAACAACTTGAGGGCGCTGCGCCTAGCTCGCGGATGGTCCATCTCGGAACTCGAACGCCGATCGGGTGTGGCCAAGGGCACGATTTCGCAACTTGAATCTGGATATGGCAACCCCACGGTTGCGACTCTGTGGTCGCTCGCCTCGGCCCTGTCGGTCCCGTTCAGCGATCTCATACAAACAGCGAAGGAGACCGAGTCAGTACACGAATCTCCTGTGCTCGCAGAGCCATCAGGCACCACGCGTTTTGTCGACCGTGTGACGATGGAGGGAATGATCGAGATCTATGAGATGGTGTTGTCGAAGGACGACGAACGCGTTTCGGAAGCGCACCCGCTCGGCATTATGGAGCACATTCTTGTCGTTCAAGGTCGCATGGAAGTAGGACCGATAGGTCAAGAGATTGCACTCAATCCAGGCAGCTACACGACGTTCCCTGGCTACGTCCGACATGTGTACCGCTCGCTCGATGAAGAGGCTCGAGCCGTTCTCTGGCTCGTGTATCCCTCTATCCGAGCAGGTCACGAGGGAGAAGGTGCTACGCTATGACGACGCATTCATTACTTTGGGCTGTGATTATTGTGGGAGCTGGCACGTACCTCATTCGAGCCCTTTCCCTCATCGCAGGTTCGCACCTCCGGTGGCCCTCCTGGGCTCAGGACTGGATCACCGCGCTGACTCCGGCAATTTTGGGATCGCTTTTCGCACTGCAGATCGCGCCAACGCCTTCGTCCATTGAGCATTCGAATTGGATTGCCGAGGGCACTGCGTTTGCTGCCGCAGCGGTCGTCGCATGCCGATCGCGCAACCTGCTTCTGACGGTGGCCGTCGGGCTTGCACTCTTTGCGGGCGTATCTAGGATTCCCTGGATGTTAAGTTGGGGATGATGATCGGATGGGTCGTGCATCTGCTGAACTCAGAACTGAATTGAGTCGGGCGCTACGCGACGCGTTACCTATTGCCAGCGCCTACGTCCCTGTCGCCGCGACATTCGGCCTGCTCGCGACACTCAATCACATTCCTGCGTGGATCGCCCTGATGATGTCTGCGTGGATCTTCGCTGGGGCAGCCCAATTCATGATGGTATCTCTCGCTGCTGCAGGAGCAC contains:
- a CDS encoding PQQ-dependent sugar dehydrogenase, encoding MNPDDIIVPSQYRIEVFAEGLTAPISLTFMDTGDMLVADAGITDGNGKVLKRTTNGFVVIAEGFDPPLTGINVYQGHIYVSHRGTITVVKPDGHKQDILSGLPSWGDHHNNQVVFGRDGKMYFGQGTATNSGVVGEDNRWVKKYPLFHDYPGMSIRLSGQNFITRNVLSQAAHDLAVTGAYSPFGVPTNPGEQVKEIVKASGSILRANPDGSDLQLVAWGLRNLFRIKFDRKNRLFAANHGMDERGSRPVANSPDEFHRIRFGVWYGWPDYTGGYPVTLPRFKPAGKPQPTFLLSEHPMLPPHPIAIFAPHSAIMGFDFNYDPNFGPVGEVFIAEFGSEAPGTTGGKPAPRVGHRVSRIDIKTGKVRNFAMNRSGYAASHTGSGGLERPIDVVFGPDGSMYVVDMGITVGFGNLIPNTGVIWRISRT
- a CDS encoding helix-turn-helix domain-containing protein, coding for MILFDISNILIHMNIMKIVSNNLRALRLARGWSISELERRSGVAKGTISQLESGYGNPTVATLWSLASALSVPFSDLIQTAKETESVHESPVLAEPSGTTRFVDRVTMEGMIEIYEMVLSKDDERVSEAHPLGIMEHILVVQGRMEVGPIGQEIALNPGSYTTFPGYVRHVYRSLDEEARAVLWLVYPSIRAGHEGEGATL
- a CDS encoding AzlD domain-containing protein, giving the protein MTTHSLLWAVIIVGAGTYLIRALSLIAGSHLRWPSWAQDWITALTPAILGSLFALQIAPTPSSIEHSNWIAEGTAFAAAAVVACRSRNLLLTVAVGLALFAGVSRIPWMLSWG